From a region of the Bradyrhizobium diazoefficiens genome:
- the dinB gene encoding DNA polymerase IV: MSESDTVTGEASPVRKIIHIDMNAFYASVEQRDNPDLRGKPVAVGGSAERGVVAAASYEARKFGVRSAMPSVTAKRQCPELIFVRPRFEVYKAISRQIREIFAEHTPIIEPLSLDEAYLDVTENLQGIPLARDIALRIRETIKAETGLNASAGISYNKFLAKLASDHRKPNGQFVISPEMGPAFVETLPVGKFHGIGPATSAKMNALGMFTGLDVRNQTLEFMNANFGKSGAYYYWISRGVDERPVRANRIRKSIGAENTFSTDLAEFDTLVAELEPLVDKVWRHCEATGNRGRTITLKIKFADFEIITRSRSVAAPVAGRDDLVRLACGLLEAEMPLPKRVRLLGVSLSSLQIGDDAGPQLTFGI, translated from the coding sequence ATGAGCGAATCCGACACGGTGACCGGCGAGGCCTCGCCCGTCCGCAAGATCATCCATATCGACATGAATGCCTTCTATGCGTCCGTGGAGCAACGCGACAATCCGGATCTGCGCGGAAAGCCGGTTGCAGTCGGAGGCTCGGCGGAGCGCGGCGTCGTCGCAGCCGCCAGCTACGAGGCCCGCAAGTTCGGCGTTCGCTCCGCCATGCCGTCTGTGACGGCGAAGCGGCAATGTCCCGAGCTGATCTTCGTCAGACCGCGCTTCGAGGTCTACAAGGCAATCAGCAGGCAGATCCGCGAGATCTTCGCCGAGCATACGCCCATCATCGAGCCGCTGTCGCTCGACGAGGCCTATCTCGACGTGACGGAAAACCTGCAAGGCATCCCGCTGGCGCGGGATATCGCGCTGCGGATCCGCGAGACGATCAAGGCCGAGACGGGCCTCAACGCTTCGGCGGGCATCTCCTACAACAAGTTTCTGGCCAAGCTCGCCTCCGATCATCGCAAGCCCAACGGTCAATTCGTGATCTCGCCGGAGATGGGACCAGCCTTCGTCGAGACGCTGCCCGTCGGAAAATTCCATGGCATAGGCCCGGCGACCAGCGCAAAGATGAACGCGCTCGGCATGTTCACCGGACTCGACGTCCGCAATCAGACGTTGGAGTTCATGAATGCGAATTTCGGCAAGTCGGGTGCCTATTACTACTGGATCTCGCGCGGGGTCGACGAGCGGCCGGTCCGGGCCAACCGGATCCGCAAATCCATCGGGGCAGAGAACACGTTCTCGACCGATCTCGCCGAATTCGACACGCTGGTCGCCGAGCTCGAGCCTCTCGTTGACAAGGTGTGGCGCCATTGCGAGGCGACCGGCAACCGGGGCCGCACAATTACCTTGAAGATCAAATTTGCCGACTTCGAAATCATCACGCGCAGCAGGTCTGTCGCAGCGCCGGTTGCAGGCCGGGACGATCTGGTGCGGCTGGCCTGCGGGCTGCTCGAAGCCGAGATGCCGCTGCCCAAGCGCGTCAGGCTGCTGGGGGTATCGCTGTCTTCTCTCCAGATCGGGGACGATGCGGGGCCGCAACTGACTTTCGGCATTTGA
- a CDS encoding di-trans,poly-cis-decaprenylcistransferase, translated as MQSDVTSRNEKLHVGIIMDGNGRWATRRGLSRVRGHEAGVETIRRIVEAAPKQGIGTLTLYAFSTDNWRRPRAEVAALMTLLRFYLANEVQSLVKNGVRLTVIGRRDRLPDGIAGAIARAEQATAHGGTLHLRIAVDYSARDAILNAAAKAAALTSITREAFSQLVTGEAGLRDVDLIIRTSGEKRLSDFLLWEGAYAELHFTERMWPEFEASDLAAALASFHGRERRFGGLQAIMPEEVPSLSRV; from the coding sequence ATGCAAAGTGACGTCACGTCCCGCAACGAGAAGCTTCATGTCGGCATCATCATGGACGGCAACGGACGATGGGCGACGCGGCGCGGGCTGTCGCGCGTGCGCGGCCACGAGGCCGGCGTCGAAACGATCCGCCGCATCGTCGAGGCCGCACCCAAGCAGGGCATCGGCACGCTGACGCTCTACGCCTTTTCCACCGACAATTGGCGCAGGCCAAGAGCCGAGGTCGCCGCGCTGATGACCTTGCTGCGCTTCTATCTCGCCAATGAGGTGCAGAGCCTTGTCAAGAACGGTGTGCGGCTCACCGTGATCGGCCGTCGCGATCGCCTGCCTGACGGCATCGCAGGCGCGATCGCGCGCGCCGAGCAAGCCACCGCCCACGGCGGCACGCTGCACCTGCGCATCGCGGTCGACTATTCCGCGCGCGACGCCATCCTCAATGCCGCGGCGAAGGCGGCCGCGTTGACCAGCATCACCCGCGAAGCCTTCTCGCAACTCGTCACCGGCGAAGCCGGCCTGCGCGACGTCGATCTCATCATCCGCACCTCGGGCGAGAAGCGGCTGTCGGACTTCCTGCTCTGGGAAGGTGCCTATGCCGAGCTGCACTTCACCGAGCGGATGTGGCCGGAATTCGAGGCGAGCGATCTCGCCGCTGCCCTGGCCTCCTTCCATGGCCGCGAGCGCCGCTTCGGCGGCCTTCAGGCGATCATGCCCGAGGAGGTGCCTTCACTCTCCCGTGTGTGA
- a CDS encoding HAMP domain-containing sensor histidine kinase, giving the protein MLALLIRLGLRFEDRIEERRFVDQYVRGSLGWTQIAMLLGAATYAGYTIWDWVLYPEVVPTTLAIRGGTALFVLLPLTALLSRRRMKPWAEAIFLVYCVIPGCILPSIYLVLPSGFTFAAPGMMMIILFVSTMLPLRIGSLAIFCSLSWVALLVAETFAPTLPTGLRFINHSLVGNAYALSLYAVAAREYRARKQFRTSEALQREKERSEKSLRDLRATQEHLVQAEKLASLGQLVAGVAHEVSTPLGLALTTSTTMQTDLQTMADALGGSSVRRSDLTKGIDRLKQGLSLTFDNLHRASEMVHSFRQVAVHQADEDRRTFELKDWLSELMSKLGPLLSHHALAVEVECPAGIQLNSYPGALAQVISNLALNTAGHAYPDKGGGRLVITVSQPDSKSVRLVCADDGVGIPDQLRPHIFDPFVTTRRERGHAGLGLHIAFNLVASSLNGRLRLESKTSPGTQIAVEIPVVA; this is encoded by the coding sequence ATGCTTGCCTTATTGATCCGCCTCGGGCTGCGCTTCGAAGACCGCATCGAGGAGCGGCGGTTTGTCGACCAATACGTCCGGGGCAGTCTCGGGTGGACGCAGATCGCAATGCTGCTCGGCGCCGCGACCTATGCCGGCTACACCATCTGGGATTGGGTGCTCTACCCCGAAGTCGTTCCGACCACGCTTGCAATCCGTGGCGGCACTGCCCTCTTCGTGCTGCTCCCGCTGACCGCGCTGCTGTCACGGCGACGGATGAAGCCATGGGCCGAGGCGATTTTCCTCGTCTATTGTGTCATTCCCGGCTGCATCCTGCCGAGCATCTATCTCGTCCTGCCGTCGGGCTTCACGTTTGCCGCTCCCGGCATGATGATGATCATCCTGTTCGTCTCGACCATGCTGCCTTTGCGGATCGGCTCCCTGGCGATTTTCTGTTCTCTGTCGTGGGTGGCGCTGCTGGTCGCCGAGACGTTCGCGCCGACGTTGCCGACGGGCCTGAGATTCATCAATCATTCGCTGGTCGGAAACGCTTACGCATTGTCGCTCTATGCCGTGGCTGCGCGCGAGTATCGAGCGCGAAAGCAATTCCGGACATCCGAGGCGCTGCAGCGGGAAAAAGAACGCTCGGAGAAGTCACTGCGCGATCTCCGCGCGACCCAGGAGCACCTCGTGCAGGCGGAAAAGCTCGCCTCGCTCGGGCAGTTGGTGGCGGGCGTTGCGCACGAGGTCAGCACGCCGCTCGGCCTCGCCTTGACGACCTCGACAACCATGCAGACCGATCTGCAGACAATGGCCGACGCATTGGGCGGATCATCGGTTCGGCGCTCCGATCTGACGAAGGGGATCGACAGGCTCAAGCAAGGCCTCAGCCTGACTTTCGACAATTTGCACCGCGCGTCCGAGATGGTGCATAGCTTCAGGCAGGTCGCGGTCCACCAGGCCGACGAGGACCGGCGCACCTTCGAGCTGAAGGATTGGCTGTCGGAGTTGATGTCCAAGCTTGGACCACTGCTGTCGCACCATGCTTTGGCGGTCGAGGTCGAATGCCCGGCGGGCATCCAGCTCAACAGCTATCCCGGCGCGCTTGCTCAGGTGATCAGCAATCTCGCTCTCAATACCGCAGGGCATGCTTACCCCGACAAAGGAGGCGGCAGGCTCGTCATCACGGTCAGCCAGCCGGACTCCAAATCGGTCCGCCTCGTCTGCGCCGATGACGGCGTCGGAATCCCCGATCAGTTGAGGCCTCACATCTTCGACCCCTTCGTGACGACGAGGCGCGAGCGGGGCCATGCTGGCCTGGGACTGCACATCGCATTCAACCTGGTCGCCTCGTCATTGAACGGGCGCCTGCGGCTCGAGAGCAAGACGAGTCCGGGAACTCAGATCGCCGTCGAGATTCCGGTCGTCGCATAG
- a CDS encoding Crp/Fnr family transcriptional regulator, translated as MPHRKNFLLNRLSSDVLDSISSALVVVPLAQGDVLAETHARIEKVYFPHTGIISCVVETIGGGAIETGMIGNDGVFGSSQALDDKVSLNHVVMQVPGDVSVISSDVLRAAADAIPAFRGMLVKYDQFFLAQVQQTAACNALHTVQARTCKWLLRMHDLAGNDLPLTQEFLAQMMGVRRTSVTEVAGELQKAGMITYSRGRIRLLDLDMINQRACECEGDVRSHYRRIFHSNEADP; from the coding sequence GTGCCGCACAGAAAAAACTTCCTTCTCAATAGGCTCAGCTCGGACGTTCTCGACAGCATCTCGTCCGCTCTGGTTGTTGTGCCGCTGGCGCAGGGCGACGTCCTCGCCGAAACTCATGCTCGCATAGAGAAAGTCTATTTCCCTCACACCGGCATCATTTCATGTGTTGTGGAGACCATCGGCGGTGGAGCTATCGAAACCGGGATGATCGGAAACGACGGCGTGTTTGGCTCGTCGCAGGCTCTTGATGACAAGGTTTCTCTCAACCACGTCGTGATGCAGGTGCCGGGGGACGTTTCAGTAATTTCCTCTGACGTATTGCGCGCAGCAGCCGATGCGATCCCAGCCTTTCGCGGGATGCTCGTGAAATACGACCAGTTCTTTTTGGCTCAAGTACAACAAACGGCGGCTTGTAACGCTCTGCACACGGTTCAGGCGCGAACATGCAAATGGCTCCTGCGAATGCACGATCTGGCTGGGAATGATCTTCCTCTTACGCAGGAATTTCTTGCGCAAATGATGGGGGTAAGGCGCACCAGCGTTACAGAGGTGGCCGGCGAGCTTCAAAAGGCGGGAATGATAACCTATTCCCGGGGGCGCATCCGTCTTCTCGACCTCGACATGATCAACCAGCGGGCCTGCGAATGTGAAGGCGATGTCCGATCCCACTATCGCCGGATATTTCATTCGAACGAGGCCGACCCATAG